Genomic window (Juglans microcarpa x Juglans regia isolate MS1-56 chromosome 2S, Jm3101_v1.0, whole genome shotgun sequence):
CGCATGCCAAAGCAACAACGGGCCTGCCACTGCCAACCGTCCAGTGCACACAGTCTGTACTAGGAGTGTGTCGGGCCATTTCCATCCCCTGACCTTGTATGCATCTCACTGAGGTTTGCTGTTGAGTTCTACCAATGTCGGCCCCTCCACGCCGCacacatttattatatttgtgaaTGCACATGCATGGTCATCCGCACCAGGGCCTCCCTGTACAATCGACTTTGTGTTTAGGTCTCCATCCTCGACGGTACGTGTGATACTCTGCCTGTGTTATGAGGCATGATCCCCTCCCTCAAAATGGCGTCCCTCGATGCATCTGCAATCCTCCTCCACCTAGTCCCCTCCATATCTTTCGGTATAAAAATAGAGTTTTGCCTCCCAGCCCCACCGTACTCTACTGACACCATGTAACGGCCATTTGCATTTGTGCACCTCTGTGCAATGAAGCTCCTAGCCCCCTCCCTTGCTATGGTATAAAAATCCTTCATCCCTCCTTCAAACATTCCTCCAAAACTTTTGCAAACCATTGCACTGCTACCATCCCAAGTTGACCTTCACTATCTTCCAACTACTTTCTATAATGAGCAAGGAGCTTCCTTCCTTCCTCAATAAGAATGCTTTCAATTCTATAGCTAGATTTCTTCTGAACCCCATCCTGCACTACTACCTCTACAACTCACTGCTCAGTCATGATCTCACCGCTTAAGCCCTCTAGGCCTTGTCAAAGTTTTTGGTTGTACAAAAACTCTAATTGTACGAAGAGAAAACTTTGGTTATACGGAGTAGGGGTGTACAGGAACTGTCGGAATCGGCCGTGAACCAATCAAATCGATCGCCGGAGCACAGAACAGGCAAAGAACCGATCAGATGTCGAGAGGAATTGAGGGAAAATTGATATCGGCGGTTCAGCACCGGTTTGAACCCTTGGGAAACCGCTGAATCGGCCGATCcggtctatttatatatattttttaatatatgtatataaaacgacaccgtttcacttaaatgagtgaaacgacgtcgttttaaaggctgaaagtttttttaaaaaaataatagagtttgGCTTTTAAGCCAAACGACGCCATTTCAAAATGACTtaataaccccccccccccccccacccctcttcttcttccccgcgttgtcttcttcctcactgcaactctcttcttcttccatggcaGCGATGGCGTCAagcttcttccttcttccttcttcctcagTTACTCCTCCTTCACAGGAGACACCGACGGTGGACCGAAGACCGCACCGACGCACGTCGAGATCGATATGATTGGTTTTCTCTCCCCAAACCCACGGTTTTGGCCGGTTCCATAGACCCATAGCAAACATCGGTGGTGTATTGGTTTTGCGCCAAAACCGACGCCGAACCCATCGGTGTACAGCCCTAATACGGAGAGAAGCTTTGGGCTTAAAACTCTTACCTTCATTCATTTTACCCCCAGTACTAACAATGTGAAAGTAAAGGTTAATTTCCTAAAGTTGGATATTTCTTATGTTTACATTTTAGTCAACAACTCATTGTCTTTCACTCAtccaacattaaaaataaaataaaaaataaaattgattgatGTTGGTTGATTTCCTACAATTCGATATTTGCAAACTCGTTTATAAAATCCTCACAAGCCTCATTTAACAATATTGATAATATCTACATATCTATTtagtataaattaaaaaaatattcccaTCACTCATTTAAttcattaaaattttgaattgatgcTCTCAATCCTAATTCAGTTACGTGATATCCCATGTGATAAGtgagggtaggtggtgtatgagatcccccattgtttgggaatgagaagttcttactctttataatgtttcaatcatgctttaattgtatcattgactaatcattttggagtatagactaTGTGGCTCGGACCTTCCATTAGAGCATTACAAGTTATAAATTTAGAAGGCTATTATTTGGGGGTACAACAAAACTAAGTTATTACAATCATGCTATTCCTATGACTCCAACTGGaatctttataatattattaaaaatatgctATTCCTTTGCCTGTGTTAAACTTGGTCCAATCTCCAGTTTCGGTTTTGAATGAAGAAGCAACAGTGGATCAATTATTGGATGGGGAGGCTGGTTCAATGAACAGATGTTTGGTATATCAGATTTTTAATGCTCGGGAGGCAGAAGTCATTAGCAGTATACCTATTAGTAAATGTGGAGCAGAGGATACCATGGTTTGGAAGGGGTCTAAAGATGGCAAGTTTAGGGTCAAATCAACTTATTATCTGGCAATGCAGAGGACTTATAATCTGAAGGGGGAGTCTTCAAGGATGAACTCTGAGGAGCAGGCTTGGAAATACATATGGAAGCTCAAATTTCCTGGTTATATACAACACTTTCTATGGAGAGCATGTCATAACTCATTACCTACAAAGTCTAATCTGTTTGTGAGAAAGGTGGTTGAGGATCCATTGTGCCCTATCTGTGAGAGAGAGCATGAATCAACCATTCATGCAATGTGGTCTGGTCCAGCTGCTACTGATGTATGGGGGGAGAATCGAAGTCCATTAGGGAAGTGGCCTACTCAAATGGATAGTTTTTAGCAATTATGGCAGCATGTGATCTGCAAGTTACAGAGTAATGAGATTGAATGTGTAGCAGCTATACTAAGGAGCATTTGGGCCAGAAgaaatgctttaattttttaggGTAGGTTTGATAAACCATATCATGTAGTTCATAAAGCATTGAAGACAGTAGAGGATTATAAAGCTGCTCAAATTACACCACACCAGCTGCAAGCTTCTGCAATTCCAAGAGAGTTGGCTACATGGAGAAGGCCTGACATGAATCAATTGAAGGTTAATTGGGATGGAGCAGTGGACTCAAAGATGAAGAACTCTGGACTGGGAGTCATTATTAAGGATGAGTGCTGAAGTTCAAGTAACTCTATGTGCAAACATAGAGGCAAATTTACAACCCTTAGTAGCTAAAGCAATAGCTTTGAGGAGGGCTATGTTGCTTTGTACAGAGTTGGGTTTCTCGAGTGTGCTGTTTGAAGGTGATTGTAAGGAGCTAGTTACTGCTATTTCAACATCTGCAACAAACCTTTCAGAGGCAGCTGCTGTGATACATGACATTAAGCAGTTGATGCATTATAAGTGTGGTTGGCAGGTTTGCTTCAATTATAGAGAAACCAACAAAGTAGCTCACATGTTGGCTAAATATGCACTAACTGGTTTGGATGGAGGAATGCCCCATTCATGTATTGAATGCTGTGATGCATGATCATTGTAACTGAAGTTTATTAATGAGAATTGTTattccatttcaaaaaaaaaaaaaaaaaaaagattgattttgatattttttgtctAATGATCGAAATACATTTACAATTGTTTCtgtaactcttttttttttattttttttttatctattttaaacgagactaatttttataaaataataataatcttacaAGATTAAATATCatccatttaaaatagaattataaaagaaattatatcttattatttttcatttttttaacgtGTTACATTAGCTGTGAACTAAATATTCTTTGGTTAAAATTTGACTATAAAactcacattttttattttaactatcCACTTTTTAAAAGTATTACGTAATAAACTCTTTAAATTTAGGGTAATCCTATATACAATTTTGGAGTGTACGGTAATTACgtatttcctttgaaaaaaagttgagtgccaccattaaaaaaaattatataagtaaaatttatttactatttttaaattaaatatacgAGAATTACATACTtcaaaactgtaaatattatttaaaaaaaaaaaaatgcctacTTTCCATACATGTTGCATGAAGAATGAGCACAAAAAGATAAGAGTGGACTAAAAACAACATTAACTGCCACGTTAATATCGTATCTTTTAAGGAAATGCTTACCTCCCTCCCTATAAATGCAACCACGGAAGCACATTTCATGCAAAATAAGACCAACGGAATTGCGCttacacactctctctctctctcctctcgcCTCTAGTTCTCTCTTCTCTGGCTCAGTGTGTCCTGAGGCCTATTCGTTTCTCGGGGAAATGGAAAATCAGAGCGATAACGATATTGAAGCCCCGAAGATGTCAGTCCTCAATTGTATTGATCTCTCCAATCCTGACATTCACCAATCCGTTTCATTGCTTAAACAGGTCCATTTCTATCTCCTATACCTTATTATTTTACGATTCTTTTTATCCTTTTCAAAACTCTCAGCTGTTAGTGATTTCTTCCCCCTTTTCTCTCGTTGGTGAAGGCGTGCTTGGATTCGGGGTTTTTCTACGTTGTAAACCACGGGATGAGCGAGGAATTCATGGACAAGGTTTTCGCACAGAGCAGAAGATTGTTCGGTCTGCCATTGAACGAGAAAATGAAGCTTTTAAGGAACGAGAAACATAGAGGCTACACCCCTGTTCTTGACGAGATTTTGGACCCTGAAAACCAAACTCACGGTTTGCTTTCGCTACCAAGTTTcactcttttgtttttattacgTTATAATtgtacttatttttatttctctgtaATTTTGTTGTTTGGTAAAAAGTAGGAGATTACAAGGAGGGATATTACATAGGAGTGGAAGTAGCTGAAGACGACCCAGAAGCGGAAAAACCATTTTATGGGCAAAATGTTTGGCCTGCGCCAGGTAACTACAGGAATTTgatactaacaatatttttctttgaagggGGATATATAGCGATTTAGGAGGCGAATTTTCATTATTCTTTCATAATTCattataatgaaaattaaggaatgataaaataataagttatattatattatcattattaaatttatcttaattaacGTCTTATAATAAAGAAACAATGTTCCGTTACATAAATTTCACTTAGCATAcagttaattattatatatatatatatattttttttttaagcaggTCACTCTTTTAATTAGAGCAGgtcacttttttaattgtttcctTTTTAGTTTTGAAAAGTATGTGAttgaatattgaattttttgctATTTTTAAGGACTATTTCCTGGATGGAGGGAGACAATGGAGAAGTTTCATCAAGAAGCTTTGTAAGTTTTACAAACATAGGGTTTGTATGATGGAACGATTAACAAAGTCTTCTATACACACATGCACGCGCAAGTACGAAATGTAATAGAACCACAAAAAGCAggatttttaatcttttttttattataatgttATTGTGGGATGAAAGTATCCTTTTGTAAGTGAGTATATTGCCAAGCAACATATGGTGAGACCAAATCATAGCCGTAAGGGTTGTATAACTATCCACAATGTAAGAAGTTTACATTTTGAATGCGAAGAAGGGCTACACACTGCTAATGAACCTTCTGCTCTTGGCAGTGATTGTGTATGTGTTGTTTTAACAAGCCTAAATTATTGGGTATGTTTAAAGTTTGGTTTCCCATATTAATGCGTGTTTAAAACATTGTGATTCCATTCTCGACTCTCATACTTGTTGTTCCTGTGGATCAATTTTCTGTAGAATGGCCGGTATTCAAGGATCCAGATAGTATAAGTTATTagctatttatttattgcttgtttgtttttaatctATTCCTCGTGTATATTCAGGGAGATCGGGAGAGCAGTTGCTAGGATAATAGCTCTTGCACTTGACCTGGAGGCTGATTTCTTTGACAAGCCAGAAATGCTTGGCAAGTCTATTGCAACCTTGCGCTTACTACACTATGAAGGTTGACTTTAATTTCTTGTTCTTGAACAATTTTGAACCCGGCTGTGTTATGGCGTTGGTAACACATCAGGGGACTTTTTTAGGTCAATTGTCTGATCCCTCAAAGGGAATATATGGAGCTGGAGCCCATTCTGACTTTGGTTTGATTACTCTCTTAGCAACAGATGATGTCTTAGGTCTCCAAGTAAGAAGACAGCTGTCAAAATTAAATCTTTTTGGGTGAAATAGAatagttagtttttttaatcTGATTAGCTATTGCAATTGTGTTAATTAATCACCAGATATGCAAGGATAAGGATGCTAAACCTCAGATATGGGAATATGTACCACCACTAAAAGGGTGAGTAACTGAGGGCTTTGGAGATTGAGATTCTAGAGCTTTATTATATTGAGTCTGGCTGATGCATTAgaactaaaatttagttttctaGGTAGACATTATTCTCAAATGCTTTCTGAATTctattaattcattattatgaTCAAACTTGATTTTGATCTTCTTCCACTTAATTAAACATCAGAataaacccctaggggttggctcaagggGTAAAGGCCTTAGGCTTGGAGGTATGCTCctcccaggtctaaggttcaaattcccttgggtgcaaacaatctctaggggctgTCGGACTTGgggattttctccttgaattatCCAAGGTGCATTTGCGGGAAACTCTttgccgagggcttgtgcaccctcGGGATTAGTCGGAAcgctgttcttggacacccgatgccaataaaaaaaaaattaaacatcaGAACATTTTCTTTCAATAGTTGGAATTCCTATCATAAATAGATCCCAATGTAAAGTTAGCAATGAGATCAATAAACTTAAGTATCTAGTATATTGACTTTGTTTCTCTTATTAGGCGTTTTTCATGTATATGCTCTGTGTACTCTGATAACAACTTGTTTcttcattaattaaatttgaacttccttataaagaaaaatcaacCTTCTTTCGTGCAAAAGGATGTTAGAAGATTTTCTTATGAGCTAAAAggtataatttgttttttatttctttcttttttttttttttttttttttgtgaagatGATACTTTGTAAGCCTTACTTCAGTACTAATCACTCGGATTAATATTACGAGGACCATATTGACAAAGTTGTagagaaatttaattaattaaaaaattttctatcCACCGTGATTATTAGTGGTGTGAAGACCAGGCCTAAATATTATTGACTGAAAACATTGAAACTTCTGCTCCAGCCTTCtgtatgataatatttttcttccaagTGATTGTGCTGTTTTGAACGATAAAATGCTCGTATGCTACCACTTTAGCTGTACATTGTCTATCTGTATTCTAAGTTTTGATatgaaatatgtaaataatcacatattcacattataaaagtgaaaaagaaaagtttctgtttggCTTGGTATGCTGAATTTCTTTCTATGGTTTGTCTTTGGCAGAGCATTTGTAGTGAATCTTGGTGACATGCTGGAGCGCTGGAGCAACTGTGTTTTCAAGTAATACACCTCTTAGCGGTAGCCTTGGTCTAAGCTTTACTTTTATCCCATATAAGAGCCTTTCAATACAATTAGGTTTTCATCCTTAATGGTATTTAATACTTGGTTGTTATGTCTGAGTGCTCTTTATTGCCATAACCTGGTCTGACTGTGGCTGTTATCTACATTGATCTGGTACAGAAAcaatttcaaattctaatatgaCTTGTGAATTAGTTTTCCCTGGTTAGATTACTGCAGTTTAAGTTTCcttaaatatgattttcaacatcTGAACATACATGGAAAATCTAAAACTAAATAACTCTCTGGATTTCATATGTATATAAGTTAAAGATGTCTATATTGCACTCTTTATTGATATTGTATTTATTGCCATCCTAACTGGCTTTAAGAATACAATTGTAGATGTAGATTTAGCTTTTCTAAGGCATAACACATTTGATATCCCCAATCAAAATCTAAGTTATTAATCAATCATGTTTCAGAAACAGAAAGTATTACTAGTGATCTTTTAAATTACTGGAAAGTTTGACTTTTGTCCCAGGAGTGGTATTATACTGCTGTTGCTTTTTATTGAGCTATTAAGATGTTATCCCGCTTATGCTGGCAAACTTGAATTCCAGATTGAAGTTTGTAGGGTATAGATTTTCCCCaaaaatcatgattttcaaGACCGTTATCATGAACCTACTTCTGCTATTGCCATTGCTGGTTTGttcttttaaagtttttattaaaaaattgttgaatACTGTTGTAGGCATTTCTCAGGGACTTTTATCGAAAACTATATTATTCTTGCTCCCCTTCTCTGAAAATTTTCTAACCCTTGTATGGACATTTTGCTACTCAGGTCCACGTTGCACAGAGTTCTTGTGAATGGTCAGGAGAGATATTCTGTAAGACCCctccttatatttttatttttatttttaataaaaattgttttgaggCCCTCCTTGAGCCTTTAGATGATACATGAAGATGATGTCACCGGCTCTATAATGtcatcaattaatttttttttgataagtaagatataaactttattgatgtgaatgaaataggcatataCCTAgaacacatgaagtatacagttgaacacctagatacattctaagagcgttAAACTAAAGATAGGAATTCATGTATATCATCcccatttaatacaatagctgaaaaccaaagcaataaagtgtGCAGAAAATAATTCTTCACCTCCATCATTGTTCTTTCCTTGTCTTTGAAGCATCGCatattcctttccgtccaaatacaccacatgatacacaacggaatcattctccaaactgctgccacttgatgactgccctgcaatttcctccaacaacccatcAGCTCCACCACTctcctaggcattacccaagccacACCGACCCGtcgaaaaatctcatcccacaaccctcttgctacatcacaatgtagtaaaagatgatctaccgattctccattctttctacacatgtaacaccaatccagTACAAcgcatcctctcttcctcaaattatccgtggttaagatcttcccaagggcggcattccaaacaaagaaagcaactctagagggcactcgagacctccaaatgttcCTCCAAGGGAATGAGGTGTGATCCtgtgaaatcaaaattttataatacgcTTTTACTGAGAATTTCTTATGATCCTGGAACCTCCATTTCAAGCTGTCTTGTTGCGCCATAGTAGACCCTAAAGAATGTAAcaagctgaaaaaatctgaaaccatagataattcccaatcatgaatatctctattaaaatgaatatttcaCTGATGCGAACCATGAGCAAATAATCGCACTTCCACCACAGAAACGTCCTTGTTAACTGCAATACGATATAAAGCTGGAAACaccctttccaatgcatgatctccacaccacacatcccgccaaaaactgATTCGGTCACCCTCACCTGCAACAAAACGAATATGATTTACTAAAATaatccaccccttccttataaacttccatagccccactccatgcccccctctcacttctttagaacaccaaccaccccaatcAACCCCATATTTAGCATCTATTATTTCCCTCCACAAAGAACCCTCTTCcatatgatatctccaaagtCATTTCCCCAACaacactttattaaaagttctcaagttacacacACCCAACCCCCCATACTCAACTGGAGAACATACTGTCTTCCAATTAACCAAATGAACTTTCTTCTCCTCCGCTAAGCCTCCCCATAGAAATGCCTTGAAGAGTTTCTCAATTctattcaccacccctgcaggcataggaaaaagggataaaaaataagtggggagGTTTGTaagggtactcttgataagagtgagacgacCTCCTTTCGATAGATACACCCTTTTCCATCCAGCCaatcttttctctatcttttctaccaccccatcccatatagctctacTCTTGAAAGTAGCACCTAACGGAagacccagatatttcattgggaacGAGGACACCCTGCAACCCAGAAGACTTGCTAGATTGCGTATATTAGGGACCACACCCACCGGAACCAACTCAGACTTGTcaaggttcaccttaagccctgatactgcttcaaaacaaagtaataatgcaCGCAAAGTTTGGACCTGACTCCTATCCGCTTCACAAAACAATAGAGTGTcgtctgcaaaaagaagatgtgaaatGATACAAGAGCTACCAGAGCCATTtcccacctgaaaaccagataaaaaacccCCACTAACAGTAGCCTGCAACATCTTGCTCAAcgcctccataactatgacaaaaaaaaagggagataATGGATCACCCTGTCGCAAACCCCTCTAACTATGAAAAAAACCTGCAGGAGTGCCATTAACTAGCACTGAAAACCGGGCCGTTGAAATGCAAAAAcgcatcc
Coding sequences:
- the LOC121251924 gene encoding 2-oxoglutarate-Fe(II) type oxidoreductase hxnY-like isoform X1, which gives rise to MQPRKHISCKIRPTELRLHTLSLSPLASSSLFSGSVCPEAYSFLGEMENQSDNDIEAPKMSVLNCIDLSNPDIHQSVSLLKQACLDSGFFYVVNHGMSEEFMDKVFAQSRRLFGLPLNEKMKLLRNEKHRGYTPVLDEILDPENQTHVGDYKEGYYIGVEVAEDDPEAEKPFYGQNVWPAPGLFPGWRETMEKFHQEALEIGRAVARIIALALDLEADFFDKPEMLGKSIATLRLLHYEGQLSDPSKGIYGAGAHSDFGLITLLATDDVLGLQICKDKDAKPQIWEYVPPLKGAFVVNLGDMLERWSNCVFKSTLHRVLVNGQERYSIAYFVEPCHDCLVECLPTCKSENNPPKFPPILCQTYLSQRYKDTHADLSRYNKTEA
- the LOC121251924 gene encoding 2-oxoglutarate-Fe(II) type oxidoreductase hxnY-like isoform X2, with translation MQPRKHISCKIRPTELRLHTLSLSPLASSSLFSGSVCPEAYSFLGEMENQSDNDIEAPKMSVLNCIDLSNPDIHQSVSLLKQACLDSGFFYVVNHGMSEEFMDKVFAQSRRLFGLPLNEKMKLLRNEKHRGYTPVLDEILDPENQTHGDYKEGYYIGVEVAEDDPEAEKPFYGQNVWPAPGLFPGWRETMEKFHQEALEIGRAVARIIALALDLEADFFDKPEMLGKSIATLRLLHYEGQLSDPSKGIYGAGAHSDFGLITLLATDDVLGLQICKDKDAKPQIWEYVPPLKGAFVVNLGDMLERWSNCVFKSTLHRVLVNGQERYSIAYFVEPCHDCLVECLPTCKSENNPPKFPPILCQTYLSQRYKDTHADLSRYNKTEA